A region from the Plutella xylostella chromosome 8, ilPluXylo3.1, whole genome shotgun sequence genome encodes:
- the LOC105393311 gene encoding N-terminal Xaa-Pro-Lys N-methyltransferase 1 has protein sequence MSKIESNFYKAAAKYWATIPATIDGVLGGFGHISNADIKGSKAFIEDLFAQGKGTAKARALDCGAGIGRVSTQLLMPIFEKVDLVEQDTKFALSAKAEFGDDNPKLGKIYVEGVQNFKPEHQYDLVWCQWITGHLKDYDLIDFLKILKGALTANGVIVIKDNVTSEKTIEYDEEDSSVTRPLLLFETIFKEAKLKVISQRIQDEFPQEIHPVFMFALAPSE, from the coding sequence atgTCTAAAATCGAATCAAACTTTTACAAAGCGGCCGCAAAATACTGGGCTACAATTCCCGCAACCATCGACGGCGTCCTGGGCGGGTTCGGCCATATCTCAAATGCCGATATTAAAGGATCTAAAGCTTTCATAGAAGACCTGTTTGCCCAGGGGAAGGGTACAGCTAAAGCCCGTGCCCTAGATTGTGGTGCGGGCATCGGCAGGGTCTCCACGCAACTCCTGATGCCGATCTTTGAAAAAGTCGATCTTGTAGAACAGGACACGAAGTTTGCACTCTCAGCTAAAGCGGAGTTCGGTGACGATAATCCAAAATTAGGAAAAATATACGTCGAAGGCGTCCAGAACTTCAAACCGGAGCACCAGTATGACCTTGTTTGGTGCCAATGGATAACTGGACACCTGAAGGATTACGATCTAATTGACTTCTTGAAGATTCTCAAAGGAGCTCTTACAGCCAATGGTGTTATTGTGATCAAGGATAATGTGACAAGTGAGAAGACTATTGAATATGATGAGGAAGACTCATCTGTGACGCGGCCGTTGCTTCTCTTTGAGACTATCTTTAAGGAAGCTAAACTGAAAGTAATATCCCAGCGCATTCAGGACGAGTTTCCTCAAGAGATTCATCCAGTATTCATGTTTGCTTTGGCTCCGTCTGAATAG